AACTCATTCCTCTATCAGCTCGACCCGACCACCGGTGTCGCCACCGTCACCCTCAACCGGCCGGAGCGCCTCAATGCCCTGACCTTCGAGGTCTACCGCGAGCTGCGCGACGGCTTCATCGCGCTCGATACGGAGCCCGGCGTGCGGTCTATCCTGTTGACCGGCGCCGGCAGGGCCTTCTGCTCCGGCGGCGACGTGGAGGACATCATCGGCGAGCTGTTCCAGTTCGATTACCGTGGCCTCTTGGACTTCACCCGCAACACCGGCGACCTGATCCTCGCCATGCTGCGCTGCCGACGGCCGATCGTGGGCGTACTGAACGGCACCGTCGCCGGTGCCGGGGCGGTGATCGCCAGCGCCTGCGACGTGCGGATCGCCTCCGAGCGCGCCAAGATCGCCTTCCTGTTCACCAAGGTCGGCCTGTCCGGGGCGGACATGGGAGCCTCCTGGCTACTGCCCCGCCACGTCGGCCTGGGGCGAGCGATGGAGCTGCTGATGACTGGCGACTTCATCGACGCCGCCGAGGCCCACCGCATCGGCCTCTACAACCGGGTGGTTGCCGAGGACGAGATCGCCGCCGAGGGCCGGAGCTGGGCCGAGAGGCTGGCGGCAGGTCCCGCCTTCGGCCTGGAGATCACCAAGAAGATGGTGCTGCGGGAAGCGGCTCTCGATCTCGAAACGGCGCTTTCGATGGAAGTGGAGATCCAGGCCGCCTGCATGGAAGATCCCAACTTTCGCGAAGCCTACGAAGCCTTCCGGGACAAGCGCCCGGTGGTGTTCGATCGCGACGCGAGAGGCGATTCCGAAGACCGATGATCGACCTCTCCCCCATCGACGCCTTTCTCGCTCCGCACCACCGCGAGCTGGCGCGGGCGGTGGACGCCTTCGCCGCCGCCGAGATCGCGCCGCTACCCCACCCGGCGGACGACGCAGCCGGCCGGGAGCAAGGGCGAGACATCCTCCGACGCCTCGGCGACGGCGGCTGGAGCGCCTGGACGGTGCCGAAGCGCTGGGGCGGCAAGGCCGAATCTCGGCCGAGGGACTCCGGGCGAACGGTGGACTTCGACCTGCGCGCCTGCTGCCTGATCCGCGAGGCCCTCGGCCACGCTTCACCGCTGGCGGACTCGATCTTCGCCCTGCAGGGGTTGGGCTCGCTGCCTCTCACCCTGGCCGCCGACGAAGCGGTGAGAGAACGCTGGCTCCCGGCGGTGGCGAAGGGCGCGGCGATGGCCGGCTTCGCGCTCACCGAACCGGAGGCCGGTTCTGACCCGGCGGGCATGCGCACCCGAGCGGTGCGCGGCGGCGACGGCTGGCGAATCGACGGCCACAAAATCTTCATTTCGAACGCCGGCCTGGCGGATTTCTACACCCTCTTCGCCGCCACCGACCGGCAAGCCGGCCACCGCGGCATCTCCGCCTTCGTCGTG
The sequence above is a segment of the Acidobacteriota bacterium genome. Coding sequences within it:
- a CDS encoding acyl-CoA dehydrogenase family protein, whose amino-acid sequence is MIDLSPIDAFLAPHHRELARAVDAFAAAEIAPLPHPADDAAGREQGRDILRRLGDGGWSAWTVPKRWGGKAESRPRDSGRTVDFDLRACCLIREALGHASPLADSIFALQGLGSLPLTLAADEAVRERWLPAVAKGAAMAGFALTEPEAGSDPAGMRTRAVRGGDGWRIDGHKIFISNAGLADFYTLFAATDRQAGHRGISAFVVPGDTPGLSFRPQRLSAPHPLGELFLKACRLPADALIGAEGQGFKLALTTLDRLRATVAAAACGMATRALDEALSHAKARRQFGKPLADFQLIQQKIARMATDLTAARLL
- a CDS encoding enoyl-CoA hydratase family protein → MAIEANSFLYQLDPTTGVATVTLNRPERLNALTFEVYRELRDGFIALDTEPGVRSILLTGAGRAFCSGGDVEDIIGELFQFDYRGLLDFTRNTGDLILAMLRCRRPIVGVLNGTVAGAGAVIASACDVRIASERAKIAFLFTKVGLSGADMGASWLLPRHVGLGRAMELLMTGDFIDAAEAHRIGLYNRVVAEDEIAAEGRSWAERLAAGPAFGLEITKKMVLREAALDLETALSMEVEIQAACMEDPNFREAYEAFRDKRPVVFDRDARGDSEDR